A DNA window from Streptomyces sp. CA-278952 contains the following coding sequences:
- a CDS encoding DUF6292 family protein translates to MIRAGRRHLVRTLADLAAQQGLRTERYLKLKPYEAPGFPPPVSSPKARTRLYDGEQVDAYLLGKPVPPLPDQDGDDDLLDRQECAAAIGVTPRTWDGYKRHPLLTEHVTDVGGVEHWPRGIVRQYQTSRPGKPTVTGRPEGTGDQVPRDQLPALTAELLDADPTISSAGVTEALGIHRDTAQEALTRLRADRMADLMHTDPSLTPDQAAVALGYPAGQVRRATARADTVLRARRAAPYLAGVTTALHRAGWTNTEAAPDVQFPGDDRVVAALVLDGDQAPAPALVWDERYGWRTAASRRHPLTKGAVLPPEGDGIRYLAGGITPPPGALIAALTR, encoded by the coding sequence GTGATCAGAGCAGGACGCCGCCACCTCGTACGCACCCTGGCGGACCTCGCCGCACAGCAGGGACTGCGCACGGAGAGGTACCTCAAGCTCAAGCCGTACGAGGCCCCCGGGTTCCCGCCGCCGGTCAGCTCACCCAAGGCCCGCACACGCCTCTACGACGGCGAACAGGTCGACGCCTACCTCCTGGGCAAGCCCGTGCCGCCGCTTCCGGACCAGGACGGCGACGATGACCTCTTGGACCGCCAGGAGTGCGCAGCTGCGATCGGCGTCACCCCCCGCACCTGGGACGGCTACAAGCGCCACCCGCTCCTGACCGAGCACGTCACCGACGTCGGCGGGGTGGAGCACTGGCCCCGCGGCATCGTCCGGCAGTACCAGACCAGCCGGCCGGGCAAGCCGACCGTGACCGGACGCCCGGAGGGCACCGGGGACCAGGTCCCCCGCGACCAGCTCCCCGCCCTCACCGCCGAACTCCTCGACGCCGACCCCACCATCAGTTCTGCCGGGGTGACCGAGGCACTCGGCATCCACCGCGACACCGCACAGGAAGCCCTCACCCGGCTCCGCGCCGACCGCATGGCCGACCTCATGCACACCGACCCGTCCCTGACCCCCGATCAAGCCGCGGTGGCACTCGGCTACCCGGCCGGACAGGTCCGCCGCGCCACCGCACGCGCCGACACCGTCCTGCGCGCCCGCCGGGCCGCCCCATACCTGGCCGGTGTCACCACCGCCCTGCACCGCGCCGGCTGGACCAACACCGAGGCCGCACCCGACGTCCAGTTCCCCGGCGACGACAGGGTCGTTGCCGCGCTCGTGCTCGACGGCGACCAGGCCCCGGCCCCCGCCCTGGTCTGGGACGAGCGGTACGGGTGGCGCACCGCAGCCTCCCGCCGGCACCCGCTCACCAAGGGCGCGGTCCTTCCGCCGGAGGGCGACGGCATCCGGTACCTCGCCGGGGGTATCACCCCGCCACCCGGCGCCCTGATTGCCG